A region from the Methylocella sp. genome encodes:
- the glmM gene encoding phosphoglucosamine mutase yields MVRKHFGTDGIRGLANAVITPELAMKVAQATGVLFQRGEHRHRAVIGKDTRLSSYMIEYAMVAGFASVGMDALLLGPMPTPAVAMLTPSMRADVGVMISASHNSFEDNGIKLFGPDGFKLSDEVEAKIETMLEKDFALKLSKPADLGRAMRVEGDRARYIEFAKRTLVRNLSLEGLRIVVDCANGAAYKVAPEALWELGAEVFSIGVEPDGFNINRGVGSTSPEALVKKVREVRADIGIALDGDADRVLIVDEMGKIVDGDQLMAVIAQSWKEDGRLSQPGIVATVMSNLGLERYLEGSGLTLARTPVGDRYVLEHMRQNGYNLGGEQSGHIILSDYCTTGDGLVAALQLLAVVKRQSKPVSQVCHRFEPVPQVLKNVRVNKGKPLEDASVVRAIEAGRQTLGNAGRLVIRASGTESVIRVMGEGDNRDLVERIVDDVCGALANSAQAA; encoded by the coding sequence TGCGCAAACATTTCGGAACGGACGGAATCAGGGGCCTCGCAAATGCAGTCATCACGCCCGAACTGGCGATGAAGGTCGCTCAGGCGACCGGCGTCCTGTTTCAGCGCGGCGAACATCGCCACCGGGCTGTGATCGGCAAGGATACCAGGCTCTCCAGCTATATGATCGAATACGCCATGGTCGCCGGTTTCGCTTCGGTCGGCATGGATGCGCTTTTGCTCGGGCCGATGCCGACGCCCGCCGTCGCGATGCTGACCCCTTCGATGCGCGCCGACGTCGGCGTGATGATTTCCGCCTCGCATAATTCCTTCGAGGATAACGGCATCAAGCTGTTTGGCCCGGACGGATTTAAATTATCCGATGAGGTCGAAGCCAAGATCGAGACGATGCTCGAAAAAGACTTCGCGCTCAAATTGTCCAAACCGGCCGATCTTGGCCGCGCCATGCGAGTCGAGGGCGATCGCGCCCGCTACATCGAGTTCGCCAAACGGACGCTCGTGCGCAATCTTTCTCTCGAGGGCCTGCGCATCGTCGTCGATTGCGCTAACGGAGCGGCTTACAAGGTCGCCCCCGAAGCCTTGTGGGAGCTGGGGGCCGAGGTGTTCTCGATCGGCGTCGAGCCGGACGGCTTCAACATCAATCGCGGCGTCGGCTCCACGTCGCCCGAGGCTCTGGTCAAGAAAGTCCGGGAGGTGCGCGCCGACATCGGGATTGCGCTCGATGGCGACGCGGATCGCGTGCTGATCGTCGATGAAATGGGCAAGATCGTCGACGGCGATCAATTGATGGCGGTGATCGCGCAGAGCTGGAAGGAAGATGGGCGATTGTCGCAGCCCGGCATCGTCGCGACGGTGATGTCGAACCTTGGACTTGAGCGCTATTTGGAGGGAAGCGGCCTCACCCTGGCGCGCACGCCGGTCGGCGACCGTTATGTCCTCGAGCATATGCGCCAAAACGGCTACAATCTCGGCGGCGAACAATCCGGCCATATTATCCTGTCGGATTACTGCACCACCGGCGATGGCCTCGTCGCCGCGCTGCAACTGCTGGCGGTCGTCAAACGGCAATCAAAGCCGGTAAGCCAGGTGTGCCACCGGTTCGAACCTGTGCCGCAGGTGCTGAAAAACGTGCGAGTCAACAAAGGCAAGCCCCTGGAAGACGCCAGCGTGGTCCGCGCGATCGAGGCTGGTCGCCAGACATTGGGCAATGCCGGCCGCCTGGTTATTCGCGCGTCCGGAACCGAATCCGTCATCCGGGTGATGGGGGAGGGCGATAACCGCGACCTCGTCGAGCGTATTGTCGATGATGTTTGCGGCGCCCTCGCCAACTCGGCGCAGGCGGCGTGA
- the moeB gene encoding molybdopterin-synthase adenylyltransferase MoeB, which translates to MRTPTEAIFSPQEIERYARHIVLRGVGGPGQQKLKAARVLVIGAGGLGSPAIQYLAAAGVGEIGVIDDDEVSLSNLQRQVLHGAADVGRPKVSSAAAAIERLNPHVKATQHQMRLTEQNAQEIVAAYDVIADGSDNFATRYVVSDACFFARRPLVTAAVGAFDGSLTVLRPYEQSEAGEPNPTYRCLFPEPPPEGVAPSCAEIGVLGALTGVLGAMMALEVTREIVGFGEGLVGRLVLFDALGMRFETLRYRWDPVNPLNGEKAAGSQAAEALAGAKR; encoded by the coding sequence TTGCGAACGCCGACTGAAGCCATATTCTCGCCTCAAGAAATCGAGCGTTATGCGCGCCATATCGTTTTGCGCGGCGTCGGCGGCCCCGGCCAGCAGAAGTTGAAAGCCGCGCGCGTTCTCGTGATTGGCGCCGGCGGCCTCGGCTCGCCGGCGATCCAGTATCTTGCGGCGGCGGGCGTTGGCGAAATAGGCGTTATCGACGATGACGAAGTTTCGCTGTCCAATCTGCAGCGTCAGGTTCTGCATGGCGCGGCCGACGTCGGCCGGCCCAAGGTTTCGAGCGCGGCTGCGGCGATCGAAAGGCTGAATCCGCATGTCAAGGCGACGCAGCATCAAATGAGGCTCACGGAGCAAAACGCGCAGGAAATAGTTGCCGCTTATGACGTAATCGCGGACGGATCGGACAATTTTGCAACCCGCTATGTCGTCTCAGATGCCTGCTTTTTCGCCAGGCGGCCGCTGGTCACTGCTGCTGTCGGCGCTTTCGACGGTTCGCTGACGGTTTTGCGTCCCTATGAGCAAAGCGAGGCTGGCGAGCCGAATCCGACATATCGATGCCTGTTTCCAGAGCCCCCGCCCGAAGGCGTCGCCCCTTCTTGCGCCGAAATCGGCGTTCTTGGCGCCCTGACCGGCGTGCTCGGCGCAATGATGGCGCTGGAGGTCACGCGTGAAATCGTTGGTTTCGGAGAAGGATTGGTCGGCAGACTTGTGCTTTTCGATGCGCTCGGCATGCGATTCGAAACATTGCGCTACCGGTGGGACCCGGTGAACCCCTTGAACGGCGAAAAAGCCGCTGGCTCTCAAGCGGCGGAAGCCTTGGCCGGGGCAAAACGTTGA
- the mbfA gene encoding iron exporter MbfA — protein MKGFSELTEREILALAISSEEEDGRIYSDIAEMLRDDYPDSAKMFVDMSEEEGDHRRWLIDMFTNKFGSHIPLIRRQDIRGWIQRRPMWQLRPLGIEILRRQARVMEQDAGRFYHRAMERTSDAEIRKLLGDLAEAEAGHERRASAIEAKRLPGEKRGREDENASRRFILQIIQPGLVGLMDGSVSTLAPVFAAAFATHNPWNAFQVGLAASLGAGISMGFAEALADDGKLSGRGAPLLRGLVCGLMTVAGGIGHTLPYLIPNFYTATAIAAVVVMFELLIIAYIQWRFMDIPPVSAAAKVMLGGGLVLAAGILIGGA, from the coding sequence ATGAAGGGCTTTTCCGAGCTGACTGAACGCGAGATTCTGGCACTGGCAATCAGCAGCGAGGAAGAGGACGGCCGCATCTACTCCGACATCGCCGAAATGCTGCGCGATGACTATCCCGACAGCGCAAAAATGTTCGTCGATATGTCTGAAGAGGAAGGCGACCATCGCCGCTGGCTCATCGACATGTTCACGAACAAATTCGGCAGCCACATCCCGCTCATTCGCCGTCAGGATATTCGCGGATGGATCCAGCGGCGACCGATGTGGCAGCTGCGCCCGCTCGGCATCGAAATCCTGCGTCGGCAGGCGAGGGTGATGGAGCAGGACGCCGGTCGATTCTACCACCGCGCAATGGAGCGAACGAGCGACGCCGAGATTCGCAAGCTGCTCGGCGATCTCGCCGAGGCCGAGGCCGGCCATGAGCGGCGGGCGAGCGCGATTGAGGCCAAACGTCTGCCAGGAGAGAAACGCGGGAGGGAGGACGAGAACGCGAGCCGCCGTTTCATACTCCAGATCATCCAACCGGGCCTCGTTGGCCTGATGGACGGATCAGTATCGACTCTGGCCCCCGTCTTCGCCGCGGCCTTTGCGACGCATAACCCGTGGAATGCGTTTCAGGTCGGCTTGGCGGCCTCGCTTGGGGCCGGCATCTCGATGGGGTTTGCAGAGGCGCTGGCCGACGACGGAAAGCTGTCCGGCCGCGGCGCGCCGCTTCTTCGGGGGCTCGTGTGCGGGCTCATGACAGTCGCCGGCGGCATCGGCCACACGCTGCCCTACCTCATTCCAAATTTCTACACCGCCACCGCCATCGCGGCCGTGGTTGTGATGTTCGAGTTGCTCATAATCGCCTATATCCAGTGGCGCTTCATGGACATTCCTCCGGTTTCAGCGGCAGCCAAGGTCATGCTTGGGGGAGGCCTCGTCCTTGCGGCCGGCATTTTGATTGGCGGCGCCTGA
- a CDS encoding integrase: MLEFLRGVATTPGGASIGTIAWLAEMYTRDEESPYQTKRAVTKEGYDKSLKILKETVGARRIDAITSNDVRRWHKEWGRCDDEGKLANPRRAYGCVQMLRIIVKYGKGLRNSACKDLAGILTDTEFSPGKGRKQTISVDQVKAFIIEAHAAALPSMARAVAIQFACALRQKDVIGEWLRKPDGKHWTVGLRWGEHIKADWHLEKPTSKSNFDEVAEFDLRLLPMVMAELVTVPITSRIGPVILDERSGRPYIQREFARRFRKIAQAARIPDKVWNMDTRAGAISDAYDKEAKSEDAMELGTHKQLATNLKYKRGRIAATNRISKLRFGDKNEG; this comes from the coding sequence ATGTTGGAATTTCTAAGAGGTGTGGCGACGACGCCAGGTGGCGCCTCGATTGGCACCATTGCGTGGCTGGCTGAGATGTACACCCGTGATGAGGAAAGCCCCTACCAGACCAAGCGGGCGGTCACAAAGGAGGGCTACGATAAAAGCCTTAAAATCCTAAAGGAGACGGTCGGCGCTCGCCGTATCGACGCTATCACGTCCAACGACGTTCGGAGGTGGCACAAGGAGTGGGGGCGGTGTGACGACGAGGGAAAGCTTGCCAACCCGCGCCGCGCCTATGGCTGCGTGCAAATGCTCAGAATCATTGTCAAATACGGCAAGGGACTTCGTAATTCGGCATGCAAAGATCTGGCGGGGATCCTCACGGATACCGAATTCTCACCCGGTAAGGGGCGTAAGCAGACGATATCTGTCGACCAGGTCAAGGCGTTTATCATCGAGGCTCACGCTGCCGCGTTGCCGAGCATGGCGCGGGCGGTCGCGATACAGTTCGCGTGCGCCCTCCGCCAAAAGGACGTGATCGGAGAATGGCTAAGAAAGCCAGATGGCAAACATTGGACGGTAGGTCTACGCTGGGGCGAGCACATCAAAGCCGATTGGCACCTGGAGAAGCCCACCAGCAAGAGCAATTTCGATGAAGTTGCAGAATTCGACCTGCGTCTCTTGCCAATGGTCATGGCGGAACTTGTGACAGTACCGATTACAAGCCGGATTGGCCCCGTGATTCTGGATGAGCGGTCCGGCCGGCCGTATATTCAGCGCGAGTTTGCCCGGCGCTTCCGCAAGATCGCCCAGGCAGCCAGGATTCCTGACAAGGTCTGGAACATGGATACGCGGGCCGGTGCGATTTCAGATGCCTATGACAAAGAGGCGAAATCGGAGGACGCCATGGAACTCGGCACGCACAAGCAGCTAGCGACCAACCTGAAATATAAGCGCGGCCGTATAGCCGCAACAAACCGCATTTCCAAACTGCGATTCGGCGACAAGAACGAGGGCTGA
- the ssb gene encoding single-stranded DNA-binding protein, with protein sequence MSGVNKVILIGRLGRDPEVRRTNAGGAVTTFSIATSDTWRDKASGERKERVEWHNIVIFNENLGKVAESYLKKGSQAYVEGKLRTRSYTDKDGAERRTTEIVLEQFGGQLALLDKGERTGPSADSYGTVGDRPARPAQQHDDPRMAMGDRPTRTADVIDDDIPF encoded by the coding sequence ATGAGCGGCGTTAACAAAGTCATTCTCATCGGCCGTCTCGGCCGCGATCCCGAGGTGCGGCGCACCAACGCCGGCGGCGCGGTCACCACCTTCTCGATCGCGACGTCGGACACCTGGCGCGACAAGGCCAGCGGCGAGCGCAAAGAGCGCGTGGAATGGCACAACATCGTCATCTTCAACGAGAACCTTGGCAAGGTCGCCGAGAGCTATTTGAAGAAAGGCTCGCAGGCCTATGTCGAAGGCAAGCTGCGCACGCGATCCTATACCGACAAGGATGGCGCCGAGCGCAGGACCACGGAGATCGTGCTCGAGCAATTCGGAGGTCAGCTCGCGCTGCTCGACAAGGGCGAAAGAACTGGCCCGTCGGCCGACAGCTATGGCACGGTCGGCGACAGGCCGGCGCGGCCCGCGCAGCAGCACGATGATCCGCGCATGGCCATGGGCGATCGCCCTACACGCACCGCCGACGTGATCGACGACGACATTCCTTTCTGA